ACCGGCGACACCTTGCCCGACACGGCGCACATCGACACGATCGACACCACCGGCATTGCCAACGTGACGGGCACGGCGGGGACCGTCGGCCCCATCGGCACGGTGGAACCCATCGGCACAGTCGGCACCGTCGGCACCGTCGACATGCTCGACATGCTCGACGTGCACTCGCGTGCGATGCCATCCCCATGGTCGGAGCACGCCTGCGAGCACCGCCTCGCGAGCGACGAGTGGAGACGCACGCTCCAACGCGTCGGGCCGCGTCCGCGGCCAGATATCACACCGTCGACCGGCATTCCGCGCGCATTGCACAGTCACCTGCGCAAGCTCAAGCAAGCGTGGCGCGATACAGTGCGACACACCACCGGCGCGACCCCCGCCCCGGTATCGAGCACAGACGGCCGCCAGCAAGCGAGCGCCTATCGCAACGTCCTTTCACAAATGACGCCGCTCGTCGGTGCCGATGCGGCACACGACGCCGCACAGAAAACGTCGAAGCTGGTGCACATCGCGCAGCATGTCGACAGGATCGATGCCTGGATCGAAGCGAGAGGACACCGCGACATCCCCGCCGATTTGCTGGAACAGCGCAACGTGATGGCCGCTGCGCTCATCAACTACGACGTCTATTTCGATCACGCCGTGCCGCAGATCTTGCCCGCGCGTGTGCGGCGTCTGGAAAGTCACGACGACAACGGCCCGGAACAGTCGGGCCACTTCGCGGCAATCTATTCCGACACGCTCAGCTGCAAGATCGTTGTGGCAAACCGCGGCACAGAGATGGGTATCGCGGGGCGCGCGGCCATCGACTGGATGCAGAACGTGCGGCAGGCGCTCGGACTCGCCTCCAGCCAGTACACCCGGGCCATCGGGCTGGCAAGATCGCTCGCATGGAAGTATGGCGCGACGAATCTGGTCTTCACCGGCCACTCGCTTGGCGGCGGCCTGGCGACGGCACAAACGTCCGTCGTTCCGGGTTCGAGCGGTCTGACGTTCGACAGTGCAGGTCTTCACAATCGGACCGTGGCGCGGCATTCGGCGTCTCCCGCCGCGTCGCGTATCAAGGCGTACTACGTGCAAGGCGAAGCGCTCTCTCTGGTGCAGGCGACGGTGAAAAGCGCCGAACATCTGGCCATGCATACCCCGTTCATCGGCAAGGCGATGGGATGGGCCTCGCGGCTGATGATTCCACGACCGGTCGGCCAACGCATCGGCTTACCCGCGGCGTCGCCCCCTGCCGCTCCTGTTGCATGCGACGAGCCGGCTTCCCCGATCCACGACGCAGCGGCTGACACAACCTCGCGCACGTCGCCCGCTCGCGGCATTCGCGGCGCCATCGGGAAACACGCCATGCCGGAAATGATTCACGCGCTGTTCGACAGGCTGCCGAAACGCAAGGCGTCGCGTGACGACATGTGCGGCGTGCGCGGCGTCACGTCGTAAAGGTCGTAGAAGTCGTAGAAGTCGCAAACATCGTAAACGGCAAAGACCCGGACGAAACCTCGTCCGGGTCTTGTTGCATCGAATCTTCGATGGCTGTCGCGGGTTATTGCTCGCGAATCCAGGTCTGCGTGCGGCCGATCAGCGAAATGCCGATGAAGCCGCGCACGTCGAGCTTCTTGCCGCCGTCGATCACGGTCAGCTTGCACTTGTAGTCCTTGCCGTTCTCGGGATCGAGAATGTAGCCGCCACTGTATTCGTCGCCATCCTTTTTGATGCCGCGAATGATTTGCATGCCGAGCATCTTCTGGCCCTTGCGCGCGTCGGTGCACTTCTCGCACACACGCTCCGGATCGTCGTTCGGCCCCAGGCCTTTGGTAATGACGCCCACGTACTCGCCATCCTTTTCCGAGATGGTGACGAGTGCCTTGGGCTTGCCGGTCGCGTCGTCGATGGTCTTCCACACACCCACCGGCGAATTCTCGTCGGCCGCCATCGCCGCCTTTGCCACGCCACCCAACAGCGCCACTGCAACGAGTGCGTGAGCACCCAGACGTCGCCACGACGTCGCGTTAGCCATCTGCATCATGATTGTCATCCTCCCGGATACGGAATTGATTGTCGTAGGACTCACCGTAGCCGCGAAGGACACGCCCCGAAAAACAGGCACCCGGTGCAGGTCTTCCACGCGTGAGTCGCTTTGAAGATTACGCCAAAGGCGTGACGTCGTGCTGAGGAAGTCCTCTAGCCCGGCAACGTCGGAAGCCCCATTGGAGGATGAGGTTACGGCTCGCGAATCCAGGTCTGTGTGCGGCCCAGCAGAGAGATGCCGAAATAGCCTCGAACTTCGAGTTTCTTGCCACCTGCGACGACCCGCATCTTGCAGCCGTATTCGCTGCCGCTGTCGGGATCAAGAATTTTCCCACCGACGTATTCGTCGCTGTCCGCGTCCTTGTGCAAGCCGCGAATGATTTGCAGCCCCTGAAGCTTCTTGTCCTTGCGCCAGTCCGTGCATTCGGTGCAGCGGCGCTCCAGGCCGTCCGGCCTGCCGAGACTGCGGGTCAGCGCCCCCACGATTTCGCCGTTCTGTTCGCTGATCGTGATGAGTGCCTTCGGGTCGCCCGTCTCGTCGACGATGCGCCAAACGCCCACGGGCGAAGATAGATCGGCGCCCGCCACGGCGGCGAGCGCATTGCCCGTCAACATGGCGGCGACACAAAGGCGTCGCCAGGACACCGCATTCAGAATGGCATTCAAGATGGCTACCAATACAAGGGATTACAACGGCGGCAACGCGATCGCCGTCAAACGCCACTGCACGAGATTTCGTCGTGTCAGCGTGAAGGTCACGACCCGTTCGGGACGGTCGCTGCGCGACACGTGCACGAGGAAGTGATTGAAGTCCTGAAACTCGGTGGTCGTGGTGGTGCGCGGCGGCTTGTTTTCCGGGGATCCCGCGCCCGCTGCGGACGAAGAATTCGCGTCACTGTTCGAAGGCGGTGACGCGGGTGATGCCAGTGATGCAGGTGGTGCTGGCGGCGCGCTCGCCTCGGCCGGGGGAGGTGTCACGTCTCGCGGCGCCGGTGCGCCGGGCGCAGGCGGCAACCCCGTGCTGTCGCCGCGCAGCATGGCGGCGACGGCCTGGGGCGTGAGCAGCGCTTCCACCACGCGGTCCGACACCCAGCCACCAAGGGCCAGCGCCAGCGCGCCAAAGGCGTTGCCGCGCTGCTTGTCCATCTGACGCGCCAGCTCGTCGTGAAGACTCGTCTTCAGGCTCTCGCGCACGGCGGGATAGTCGACGTACGACGACAACGTGTCGGCGTCGCGCGCATTGGCGGCATCTCGCGCACGCCACAAGGTGTAGTACGGCGTGCCGAAAAGCAGCCCCAGTATGACGACCAGTGCGACAACGGCAATGGAAAGCTTACGCATGGCAAAACTCCGGCAATCAAAACAGCGCATGGTAGGCGACGTATCGCGACGACCGCCTATCGGCTTACATTGCTTTACAAATCTTTACAGCACGCAGACCGCGGTGCTCTTAATCTCGAAGCGTAGCCGCAATGGCTGCGTCGCGCAGAGGAGCCTGCTCACCCGGCGGATTCGCTCGTGCGCGGCGCGCTTTCGGCCATTCAAGGCAATTCAGGGCAGTCAACCGACAAGGAGGTGGCACCATGCGCACGACGCGTCATGCCCGACTTGTCCGGATGCTATGTTCCGTCATGCTGGCCGGTGCATCGTGGGGGATGTCCTTCGGCGCGGCGGCCGAATCGTCGTCGGGCAGCCGATTCTTCCAGGGCTGGTTCGCGCAAGGCGCCGAACGTCCTAACGGACGCGGAGATAACCATGGCGGCGCACGGTCTGGACCGTCTCGGCCGCAACCCCAGGAAGTCCGGCCCCAGGGCGACCTGCGCGGCGACATCTACAACCACATCCGCGAACAACGGCAATCGCCGCCTCCCCCGCCGCCCTCCGCGCCGCCGGACGCGCGACAGCGAGGGCGTACGGAACGGGGACGTTGAATCACGTCAGCGACGTGTCCACCACACGACGCGGCGCTTCGAGGTACTCCAGCGACTGCATTTCCACCAGACGTGAGACCGTCCGCGTGAACTCGTGGGCCAGCGTGCCTTCCGTGTACAACGCCTCGGCGGGCACTTCCGCCGACATCAGCAACTTGACCTTGTGGTCGTAGAAGACGTCGACGAGCCACGTGAAGCGACGCGCCTCCGAGGCCATACGCGGCGTCATTTTCGGCACATCCGAAAGCACCACCGTGTGGAAGCGATTGGCCAGCTCCAGATAGTCGTTCTGCGAGCGCGGGCCGCCGCACAGCGTATGGAAGTCGAACCACACGACCCCGCCCGCGCGACGCAGCGCCTTGAGTTCGCGCTGCTCGATATGCAGCAGCGGGCTTTCGTCCGGCACGCCGGCGATCTCTCTGAACGCGGCCCGCAAGGCGCGGTTCGCCTCGTTGCCGAGCGGGTAGTGATAGACCTGCACCTGCGCGAGCGTGCGACGGCGATAGTCGATCCCGGCGTCGACATTGAGCACGTCGAGCTTCTCTTCGAGCAGACGAATCGCGGGCAACACGCGATCGCGGTGCAGGCCATCCGGATACAGCGTGTCGGGACGATAGTTCGATGTCATGACGAACTGCACGCCGTTCTTGAACAGTTCGGCCAGCAGACGGTGCAGAATCATGGCGTCGGCCACGTCGGACACGTGAAATTCGTCGAAACAGATCAGGCGGTAACGTTTGGCGATACGCTTGGCCAATTCGTCGAGCGGATCCGGCAGCCCCTTGAGGGCCTGCAGTTGATGGTGCACTTCGCGCATGAACTCGTGAAAGTGCAAACGCGTCTTGCGCTGTAACGGCACGACCGAGTAAAAACTGTCCATCAGGAAGCTCTTGCCGCGGCCCACCCCGCCCCACAGATATACACCCTTGGGCAGTTCCGGATGCACGAGCCACTTCTTCAGCGCGTTCGAGCGCCTCGACTTGTACGCCGCCCATTCGTCGTAGCATTTCTGCAAGCGCTCGACCGCCCGCTCTTGCGCCTCGTCGGGCTTGTAGCCGCGCGCGGCCAATTCCTGTTGGTAGTATTCGCGAACGTTCATGCAGTGCGGCGGCGTCCCGCGCCGGGGGGCAAAGGAAATCGGGGAAAAAACAAAGGCGAGTTGCCTCGCCTTTGTTCATACAGGTAAGCGAAAACGGCTTACTTGTTCAGTGCACGCTTCTCGACATCGAGTGCGGCTTCACGCATCACTTCCGACAGCGAAGGGTGCGGATGGCAGATACGGCCGATGTCTTCCGACGCCGCCTTGAACTCCATCGCCACCACGGCTTCGGCAATCAGATCCGAAGCGTTCAGGCCGATCACGTGCACGCCGAGGATTTCATCGGTCTTGGCATCGGCCAGCACCTTCACGAAACCGTCCGACGAGCCCATGCCCAGCGCACGGCCGTTGGCCGTGAACGGGAACTGACCCGGCTTGAACTCACGGCCTTCGGCCTTCAGTTGCTGCTCGGTCTTGCCGACCCATGCGATTTCCGGCGAGGTGTAGATCACCCACGGAATGCAGTTGTAGTCGATGTGCGGCTTTTGGCCGGCGATGACTTCGGCCACCAGCACGCCTTCATCTTCGGCCTTGTGCGCGAGCATCGGGCCGCGCACCACGTCGCCGATCGCGTACACGTTCGGCAGCTTGGTACGGCAGTGCTCGTCCACGGGAATGAAGCCGCGCTCATCGGTCGCCAGACCGATGTTGCCCAGGCCCAGATCGTCCGTGTTCGGCACGCGGCCGACGGACACGATCAGGCGGTCGACTTCGAGCGTGTGCGCCTTGCCGTCCTTGTCCGTGTAGTTGATCGTGACGTTGTCCTTGCCGGTCTTGACTTCGCCAACCTTCACGCCAACGTTGATGTCCAGACCCTGCGCCTTGAACTGCTTGGCCGCTTCCTTGGCCACGCCGGCATCGGCGGCTGCCAGGAATTCCGGCATGGCTTCGAGCACGGTCACTTCGGCACCCAGACGGCGCCACACCGAGCCCAGTTCCAGACCGATCACACCGGCACCGATCACGCCGAGCTTCTTCGGCACCGTCTCGAACGAGAGCGCACCTTCGTTATCCGAGATGAGCTTG
This is a stretch of genomic DNA from Pandoraea faecigallinarum. It encodes these proteins:
- a CDS encoding DUF2974 domain-containing protein, yielding MHIPPRALSPTLYLNLFSPTAANKPVHDPTGDTLPDTAHIDTIDTTGIANVTGTAGTVGPIGTVEPIGTVGTVGTVDMLDMLDVHSRAMPSPWSEHACEHRLASDEWRRTLQRVGPRPRPDITPSTGIPRALHSHLRKLKQAWRDTVRHTTGATPAPVSSTDGRQQASAYRNVLSQMTPLVGADAAHDAAQKTSKLVHIAQHVDRIDAWIEARGHRDIPADLLEQRNVMAAALINYDVYFDHAVPQILPARVRRLESHDDNGPEQSGHFAAIYSDTLSCKIVVANRGTEMGIAGRAAIDWMQNVRQALGLASSQYTRAIGLARSLAWKYGATNLVFTGHSLGGGLATAQTSVVPGSSGLTFDSAGLHNRTVARHSASPAASRIKAYYVQGEALSLVQATVKSAEHLAMHTPFIGKAMGWASRLMIPRPVGQRIGLPAASPPAAPVACDEPASPIHDAAADTTSRTSPARGIRGAIGKHAMPEMIHALFDRLPKRKASRDDMCGVRGVTS
- the lpdA gene encoding dihydrolipoyl dehydrogenase, producing MANKEFDVVVIGAGPGGYIAAIRAAQLGFSVACVEKWTNPAGKMVLGGTCLNVGCIPSKALLASSEEFEKVGHHLADHGISTSDVKIDIAKMLARKQRIVDKMTGGIEYLFKKNKITWLKGHGELKAKSDGGYQIDVKGEAPETVTARNVIIATGSKARHLPGMPVDNKLISDNEGALSFETVPKKLGVIGAGVIGLELGSVWRRLGAEVTVLEAMPEFLAAADAGVAKEAAKQFKAQGLDINVGVKVGEVKTGKDNVTINYTDKDGKAHTLEVDRLIVSVGRVPNTDDLGLGNIGLATDERGFIPVDEHCRTKLPNVYAIGDVVRGPMLAHKAEDEGVLVAEVIAGQKPHIDYNCIPWVIYTSPEIAWVGKTEQQLKAEGREFKPGQFPFTANGRALGMGSSDGFVKVLADAKTDEILGVHVIGLNASDLIAEAVVAMEFKAASEDIGRICHPHPSLSEVMREAALDVEKRALNK
- a CDS encoding DUF2147 domain-containing protein, which translates into the protein MMQMANATSWRRLGAHALVAVALLGGVAKAAMAADENSPVGVWKTIDDATGKPKALVTISEKDGEYVGVITKGLGPNDDPERVCEKCTDARKGQKMLGMQIIRGIKKDGDEYSGGYILDPENGKDYKCKLTVIDGGKKLDVRGFIGISLIGRTQTWIREQ
- the zapE gene encoding cell division protein ZapE: MNVREYYQQELAARGYKPDEAQERAVERLQKCYDEWAAYKSRRSNALKKWLVHPELPKGVYLWGGVGRGKSFLMDSFYSVVPLQRKTRLHFHEFMREVHHQLQALKGLPDPLDELAKRIAKRYRLICFDEFHVSDVADAMILHRLLAELFKNGVQFVMTSNYRPDTLYPDGLHRDRVLPAIRLLEEKLDVLNVDAGIDYRRRTLAQVQVYHYPLGNEANRALRAAFREIAGVPDESPLLHIEQRELKALRRAGGVVWFDFHTLCGGPRSQNDYLELANRFHTVVLSDVPKMTPRMASEARRFTWLVDVFYDHKVKLLMSAEVPAEALYTEGTLAHEFTRTVSRLVEMQSLEYLEAPRRVVDTSLT
- a CDS encoding DUF2939 domain-containing protein; the protein is MRKLSIAVVALVVILGLLFGTPYYTLWRARDAANARDADTLSSYVDYPAVRESLKTSLHDELARQMDKQRGNAFGALALALGGWVSDRVVEALLTPQAVAAMLRGDSTGLPPAPGAPAPRDVTPPPAEASAPPAPPASLASPASPPSNSDANSSSAAGAGSPENKPPRTTTTTEFQDFNHFLVHVSRSDRPERVVTFTLTRRNLVQWRLTAIALPPL
- a CDS encoding DUF2147 domain-containing protein — protein: MLTGNALAAVAGADLSSPVGVWRIVDETGDPKALITISEQNGEIVGALTRSLGRPDGLERRCTECTDWRKDKKLQGLQIIRGLHKDADSDEYVGGKILDPDSGSEYGCKMRVVAGGKKLEVRGYFGISLLGRTQTWIREP